CTCTCCTTAATGCATAACAGGTATTAGACAGCGTGCTCGTATATTGACTTGAACGAGCACGCGTGCTCAACAATCTTATCATCGCAAGCTTTTACCAGCTAACCCCTTGATTTCATTATTCCCAAAGAAAACCTTGGCCACCTATACAAAATTCGCACGCTTGCGCGTTTTGCCAGCGTCAATAATACTGTATGAACATCCATGCATCGGGAGGACGGGAGTATGGATACGCACAGCAAACCGCCGAAGCTGATGGACCGGGTCAGGGCCACCCTGCGGGTGAAACGTTACAGCCCGCGTACCGAGAAGACCTACTGCTACTGGATACGCTACTTCATTCGCTTCCACGGGGTCCGGCATCCCGCCGGCATGGGCGGAACGGAGGTACGCGCCTTCCTGGAACATTTGGCAGTGGAGCGGCGGGTAGCGGCGGCCACGCAGAATCAGGCGCTGAATGCCCTTGTGTTCCTCTATCGGCACGTACTCGACCAGCCCTTGGGCGATATCGGAGAGTTCTCACGTGCCAAGCGTCCTCGCCGGCTTCCGGTGGTGCTTTCTCACGAGGATGTCATGCGCGTCCTGAGCCATCTATCTGGCCCCATGCACCTGATGGCTACCTTGATGTATGGCTCAGGGCTGCGGCTCATCGAGACTTGCCGGCTACGTGTCCGCGATATCGACTTCGAACGCCAGATCATAACGGTGAGAGCCGGCAAGGGCGACAAGGACAGAACCACTCTCCTCCCGGCGATCAGCATTCCCGCCCTACAGCTCAGAATAACGGCGGCCAAACATCAACTTGACGATCGCCTGCAGCATGGGAGCGTACCGGTGACACTGCCCCAGGCGCTCGATCGCAAGTACCCCAATGCCGGTGTCTCTCTGGCCTGGCAGTGGCTCTTCCCCGCCAGCCGCCCTTGCTTCGACGATACCGGAAAGGTCGTGCTACATCATATCCATCCGTCAGCGGTGCAAAGAGCGGTGAGACAGGCCATGCGTGCTGCTTCACTTACCCGTCCAGGCTCTTGCCATACCCTCCGTCACAGCTTCGCCACTCAGCTTCTGAACCAAGGCACGGATATCCGCACGGTACAGGAGTTGCTCGGCCATAAGAGCGTGGAAACGACTCAGATCTACACTCATGTACTGGGCAAAGGCTTTGCGGGAGTACGAAGCCCTCTTGGGTGAGGGTGCGTTTGGGAGCCAGGGCACGCTACCGCCCCTACCTGGGCATGTTCACGGCCTGCAGCCATCCATGCGGTAGTCATTGAGCGTCGCGCTGTGCCTTCCTGGCTCCCTGCGAGTTATTCATTATCGTGAGCCTATGTGAGCCGGTGCGGCGTTGCAAAGTCGAGTTTAGTCGCAAGGGCGGCCTCCACCGCCTGTTCGGCGTGGATGGCGGTGGTGTCGAAGAGGGGAACGTCCGTATCGTCGGCCTGGATCAGCAGCCCGATCTCCGTGCAGCCGAGGATGACGCCCTGGGCGCCCTGCCCGGCCAGCGAGGCCACGATCTCAAGATACTCAGCTTTGGAATCCGCGCGGATCTCGCCGCGGCAGAGCTCGTCGTAGATGACGGTGTGCACTCGCTCGCGCTGGGCGGCATCGGGAATCAGCACCCGGATGCCCTGGGCCTCCAGGCGCTCGCGATAGAAGGCCTGCTCCATGGTGAAGCGGGTGCCGAGCAGCCCCACCCGGGTCACACCCTGCCGATGCAGCTCATTGGCGGTGGCATCGGCGATGTGCAGCAGGGGAATATCCACGGCCTGCTCGAGCTGCGGGGCGACCTTGTGCATGGTGTTGGTGCACAGCACCAGGAAGTCGGCGCCGGCCGCCGCCAGGGAGCGGGCCGCTTCGCCGAGAATCTGGGTCGTGGCCGCCCAGTCGCCGCGGCGCTGCAGCGCCTCGATCTCGGCGAAGTCCACGCTGTAGAGCACCAGCCGGGCGGAGTGCAGCCCGCCCAGCCGCGCCTTCACCCCCTGGTTGATGAGCCGGTAGTAGGTCTGGGTCGATTCCCAGCTCATGCCGCCGATCAGCCCTATCGTCTTCATCGTCTGCCCTCCTCTACCCGGACCCCAGAGCGTCATGCAGGAAGGCGCCACAACGCAAGGCCCCCGAGCCATTGAATGACTCGGGGCCTGGTGGTGCTAGCTTCGATGTAGAAAAGAGACGGAGCCACCCCCATCACTCACCAGTCCAGCTCCTCGTCGCACTCATACACGGGGGTGTCCATGCCCTCACGGATCGACTGCCGCATTCCCGGTACTGAGAGCAGGTTGAGGGCCTCTTGAATGGCTGACCAGTCTTCCTCGGATACCAGTACGGCCTTGTTGCGCTTGCCCATGATGACGATCGGCTGGTGGGACTCCGCCGTTTCATCGATCAGGCGATACAGGTTGCTGCGGGCCTCGGTGGCGGTAATGGCTATCATGAGACACCTCTCTCACAGGTACGACTCCCTCCCGGTACCACGAGGATCGACCGAGCGGAGGAAGGTAAGCGGCTGCAATTCTCTGGAAATAGCGTGTCCAGGTGTTCCTTCAGGCCGCCACCAGCTTCTTCACCTTGAGCTCGTCTCGGTGCTGCTCGGCGTGCCAGAGCTCGTACTGGGACTGCTGGTTCAGCCAGCTCTCTGCCGAGGTATCGAAGGCGATGGAGAGGCGAATCGCCATCTCGGGGCTGATGCCCGCCTTGCCGTTCAGCACGGCACTCAGCGTTTTTCGGCTCACGCCCAGCGCCTCTGCCGCCGCCGTGACGGAAAGGCCTAGCGGCTCCAGGCAGAGCTCTCGCAATACTTCGCCGGGATGAGGGGGATTGTGCATCAGCATGGCGGCACCTCAGTGGTAGTCCTCGTAGTTCACGATCTCGGCGTCTCCATCCACGAAACGGAAGGTCACGCGCCAGTTGCCGCTGACGGTGACCGACCAGATGCCGGCTCGATTGCCTGATAGCTCATGCAGCCGGAGCCCAGGCAGGTCCATGTCCTTGGCACCCGATGCGGCATGCAGGCGACCGAGGATGAGCCGAAGCTTCTTCGCATGTACTGGCTGGATACCGGCGGTATTACCGGTCTTGAAGAACTTGGCCAGGCCCTTGTGTTTGAAGCTCCGGATCATCCTGACATTGTAACCCGAAACGTATCAGGTATCGAGATCAATCTTGAAGCTTGCGCGCCAGCAGGGTGGCGAACTGCAGCCGCGCGCCATTGTGCATGGTGCCCAAGTCCTCGTTGTACTTGACCAGCTCCCACCCCGCATAGGCCTCGCGCAGCTGCCCCTCGCCGAGGGTGAAGGGGAAGCCGACCGGGCAGGGGTAAGCCTCGGTGTCCATGGCGCAGACGATGGTGTTGTAGCCCCCGGGCAGGGTGTGAGCCTGCATGTCGGCGATCACCGCCTCGACGCGCGACGGGTCGAGGAACATCAGGGTGACGGTGCAGACAATCAGCCCGTAGTCCCTGTTCAGGGCGGCACGATTGAGGTCGTAGACCTGGGCGTCGATGTTCTCGATTCCCTCGCGGGTGACAATCTGTTGCAGCATGTCGATGGCGCCGGGGTTGTGGTCCACCGCGGTCACGTCGAAGCCAAGCTGGCTCAGGTAGAGGGCGTTGCGCCCGTTGGAGCAGCCCATGTCCAGGGCGCGGCACGGCGCCACCTGCCGGCATGTCTCGACCACTTCGCTGTGCGCGGGATTCAGGCCATAGCGGCTGTTCAGATCTGACGACATCGTATCTTCCCCTGCCTTTCCATAAAGAGCATTGATTTTACTCTTTTATGGCTCAGCGAAACAGCAACCGACCACACGGTGAAGGCTCGGGTCATCGGTTCTCGCTAGAACCTGGGATTGATCGTCAAGGAGAGCATCGCCGAGAGCTGGCAGAGCGGCCTGCCGGATGCCTGCTGCAGCGCGTTGAAGGCCTCCTGCACCCGCTGTTGGTCACGCTGGCTGGTGGGTGCCTGGTCGACGATGCCGGCGGCCACCAGGCGGGCCACCACGTCGCTGGTGAGCAGGAAGGTGTCCTTGCCCACCAGGCGCAGGAAGCCGGCGGCGGAGCGCCCGCCCAGGCGCGCGCCTCGCCTGGCCAGCAGTCGCCACAGGCCGACGATGTCGCTGCTCGGCCAGTCGGCGATGAATTCGGCGAAGGTTCCACCGTGCTCCTGTCGAATATCCAGGATGAACTGGGCGTTGCGGGGGATGGTCTGCATCTTGGTTCGATGGCGGATGAGACGCTCATCCTGCATGAAGCCCTCGAGTTGCTCCGGGGTGAGCAGCACCAGGGTCTCGGGATCGAAGCCGTGGAAGGCCTCCTCGAAGGCAGGCCAGCGGGCATCCACCACCGAGTGCTGCATGCCGGCCCGGAACACCCGCCGACTCATGGCGGAGAGGTAGCGGTCATCCCCGAGTTGCTTCAGCTCGTCGGGCGTCAACGCCCGAGGCAGGAAGGCCTCCATGGCAGCATCGGAGTCGAACCGCTTGCGGACTGTGTCGTGGAGCCATCGGTAATCCAGAGTCATGCCTGCCTCGCCGTGTCGGTGCCATTCCCTTCCTCCACATCCACCCCGATAAAGCCGCCGGACTGGCGCCGCCACAGGGCGGCGTAGAGGCCACCCCGCTCCAGCAGTTCACGGTGGGTGCCGCTCTCCACGATGCGCCCCTCGTCGATGACCACCAGGCGGTCGAGCATGGCGATGGTGGAGAGGCGATGGGCGATGGCGATCACCGTCTTGCCCTCCATCAGGGTGTAGAGCTGCTCCTGAATCGCCGACTCCACCTCGGAGTCCAGCGCCGAGGTGGCCTCGTCGAGTACCAGGATCGGCGCGTTCTTGAGCAGCACCTGGGCGATAGCGATGCGCTGGCGCTGGCCGCCGGAGAGCTTCACGCCGCGCTCGCCCACATGCGCATCCAGGCCGCGGCGCCCCTGCAGGTCCACCAGGTCGTCGATGAAGGCGTCGGCATGGGCGCGGCGCACCGCCTCCCGGATCTGCTTCTCGCTGGCCTCCGGGCTACCGTAGCGGATGTTGTCGCGCACCGAGCGGTGCAGCAGCGAGGTGTCCTGGGTGACCATGCCGATGCTTCGGCGCAGCGACTCCTGGGTCACCCTGGCGATGTTCTGGCCGTCGATCAGGATGCGCCCGCCCTCCAGGTCCCCGCCCTCCAAGTCATAGAAGCGCAGCAACAGATTGGCGAGCGTCGACTTGCCCGCCCCGGAGCGGCCTATCAGCCCCACCTTCTCGCCCGGGGCGATGGTGAGATCCAGGCCGTCGAACACCCTCCGGCCCTCCCCGTCCTGCCGTTCGTAGCCGAAGCGCAGCGCCTCGAAGCGGATCTCGCCGCGGGGCACCGTGAGCGCGCCGGCGTCGGGGGCGTCGGTCACCGCCGGCTCCCGGGCGATGGTGTTGATGCCGTCCTGCACGGTGCCGATGTTCTCGAACAGGCTCGCCACCTCCCACAGGATCCAGTTGGACATGAAGCGGATGCGCATCACCAGGGCGATGGCCACGGCGATGACGCCCAGCGACACCGCCTCCAGATACCAGGCGCCGATGGCCATGGCCGCCACCCCGGCCAGCAGCAGCGAGTTGAGCAGGGTCAGGCTGACGGTGAGGCCGGTGGCCAGGCGCATCTGGCGGTGCACCGTGGTCATGAAGCCCTCCATGGCGTCGCGGGCGTAGTCCTGCTCGCGGCGGGTGTCGGCGAACAGCTTGATGGTCTGGATGTTGCTGTAGCTGTCGACGATGCGTCCGGTCATCACCGCCCGGGCGTCGGCCTGCTCCATAGAGACCCGGCGCAGGCGCGGCACGAAGACCCGCATGATGACGATGTAGCCAACCAGCCACAGCACCAGCGGCAGCATCAGCCAGGGCTCGGCGCTACCCATCAGCAGCATGGCACCAATGAAGTAGACGACCACGTAGACCATCAGGTCCATCAGCTTCATCACCGTCTCGCGGATCGCCAGCGCCGTTTGCATCACCTTCTGGGAGACGCGCCCAGCGAACTCGTCCTGGTAGAAAGCCAGGCTCTGGCCAAGCATGTGGCGATGCGCCAGCCAGCGGCCGATCATCGGGTAGTTGCCGAAGATGCTCTGGTGGGTCACCAGCGCCTGGAGCAGGGTCAAGAGGGGCAGGCCGACCACCACCAGCGCCGCCATGCCGGCCAGGCGCCAGCCGTACTCGGCGAAGAAGCCCTCCCGCTCGGCACTGGAGAGCCAGTCCACCAGCTCGCCCATGTAGCCGAAGAAGACCACCTCCGCCGCCGAGACCAGGGCGGTGAGCAGCGACATCACGATCAGCAGCGGCAGCACCGGCCGCGAGAAGTGCAGGATGAAGGGGAAGAGCCCCCGAGGCGGCGTGCCCGGCCGGCCCGCCGGGTAGGGGTCCACCAGGGTCTCGAAGCGGCGAAAGAGGGCGTGCAGGCGAGAGCGAAGCATGGCGGCAGTCCGGTGGCAGGGGGTGGCGCGGTTAATCCCGGGGTAGAGGTTACGCCCGGGGCACGATGCGGTACCAGAGCGCATAGAGCGCCGGCACGAACAGCAGGGTGATCAGGGTGCCGACGGCCACGCCACCGATCAGCACATAGGCCAGCGGCCCCCAGAAGCTGTCCAGGGTCAGCGGAATGAATGCCAGCATCGCCGCCAGGGCGGTGAGGATCACCGGGCGGGCGCGTTGCACGGCCGCCTCTACCACCGCATCGAACATCGCCATCTCCTCTTTGGCGTTGTCCGCCACCTGCTGGGTGAGGATCAGGGTGTTGCGCATCAGGATGCCCGCCAGGCCGATCAGCCCCAGGGTGGCCACGAAGCCGAACGGCTGCTGGAACAGCAGCAGGGCGGCCACCGCGCCGATCAACCCCAGCGGTGCGGTGGCCACCACGATGAAGGTGCCGGCGAAGGAGCGCATCTGCAGCATGATGAAGATCAGCATCAGCACCACCATCAGCGGCTGCAGCGCCTGGATCGAGGCCTCGGCCTTGTCGGACTGCTCCACCGAGCCGCCGATCTCCAGCCGGTAGCCGGCGGGCAGGCGCTCGCGCACCTCGGCCAGCGCTTCCCACACCGCCTGGGTCACGTCGTTGGGCTGGGCGCCCTCGATATCGGCGTTGACGGCCAGGAAGGGCTCCCGGTCGAGCCGCCGGATCACCGGCTCTTCAAAGACCGTCTCCAGCTCGCCTAACTGGGTGAGCGGCACACGGCGGCCGTCGCGGTTGAGCACCTCGAGGCTCTGCACCTCCTCGATGTCCCGGGCGGCCCCGCGCCCCACGGCAGGCACCAGGCGAATGCCGTCGCGAAGCTCGGTGATGGTGATGCCATCCAGCTGGAACTGCAGCTGACGCGCCACCTCGTCCGGGGTCAGGCCGATCAGCCGCAGGCGATGATGGTCCAGCGCCAGGTGCAGCCGCGGCGCCCGCTCGTCCCACTCCAGGTGCGGGTCCCGGGTGGCCTCGTTGGCGGCGATCACCTCACGCACCTCATGGCCGATCTCGCGCAGGCGGTCGGCATCGTCGCCCACCACCCGGATGGTGACCGGCCACTCCACGGGCGGCCCGTAGAGCAGCCGCTCCACGCGCACCCTCGCCTCGGGGAAGTCGCCGGCGGCGATGCGCGCCTCGAGCCGCTCGATCAGCCGCTCGCGGGCCTCGACGCCTTGCGTCACGGCGATCAGCTTGGCGAAGGCGGGGTTGGGCTGCTCGGGGTTGGCGGAGATGAAGAAGCGTGGGGCCCCCGCCCCCACGTAGGCGGAGAGCGACTCGACCCCCTCGGCCTCATGGATCAGCGCCTCGAGACGCCGGGTGGTAGCGTCGGTCGCGCCGATGGCCGTGCCCTGGGGGTGATAGACGCTGACCAGTACCTCGGGGCGGTCCGAGCTGGGGAAGAACTGCTTCTCCACCGGCCCGGCCATGCCCGCCACGGCGGCCACCAGCAGCGCCAGCGTTACCGCCACCACGCTCTTGCGGAAGCGCACACAGGTGCGGATCACCCCGCGCAGGCGCCGATAGCCGCGCGACTGGTAGGCCTCATGCTGACCATGGGTCGCCTGCTGCTCGGGCAGCAGCTTGACGCCGAGGTAGGGGGTGAACACCACGGCCACGATCCACGACAGCGTAAGCGCGATGCCCAGCACCCAGAAGATGTTGCCCGCGTACTCCCCCACCGCCGACCGGGCGAAGCCGATGGGCACGAAGCCGGCCACCGTGACCAGGGTGCCGAACAGCATCGGTGCCGCGGTGACCTTCCAGGCGTGGGAGGCGGCGGCGAGGCGGTCCCAGCCCTCCTCCATCTTCACGATCATCATCTCGATGGCGATGATGGCGTCGTCCACCAGCAGCCCCAGGGCGATGATCAGCGCGCCCAGGGTGATGCGGTCGAGGTTGATGCCCATCGCCAGCATGGCTACGAAGGTGAGCGCCAGGGTCACCGGGATCGCGATGCCCACCACGATGCCGGCGCGCAGCCCCACCGCCAGCATGGTGACCAGCATCACCACCACCACGGCGACCAGGAACTTGACCTGGAAGAGGTTGACGGCGCCGGCGATGGCGTCGGCCTGGTCGGTCATCACGTCGAGCGACATGCCAAGCGGCAGGCGCTCGCGCTCCTGCGCCCAGAAGGCGTCAAGGCGCTCGCCGAAGTCGAGGCCGTTGACGTCATCCTCCATCACCACGCCCAGCAGCAGCGCCTCCTCGCCGAAGGCGCGTACCAGGTAGCTCGGCGGATCCTCGTAGCCGCGGGAGACCTCGACGATGTCGCCGAGGCGAATCAGCCGCTCGCCGATGCGGATGGGCACCTCGGCCAGGGCCTCGGGGTCCGCGAGGTCGTGGTCGACCCGCAGGTAGAGGCGCGGCCCCGCGGTGTCCACGCGCCCGGCGGGCAGCAGGCGGTTGTGCGCCTCGATGGCGTCGAAGACCGCCTGGGGCGAGACGCCCAGGCTCTGCAGCCGGGCCAGGTCGAAGTCGAGGTGCATGCGCTCCTCGCGCTCGCCCAGCACCTGCGCCTTGTTGACCCCCTCGACGCGCTGCAGGCGGTCACGGATCGTCTCCGCTTCGCGCACCAGCTCGCGCATCGGCAGGCCCGGCGCGCTCAGGGCGACCAGCGAGAAGTAGACGTCGCCGAAGTCCTCGTTGATCAGCGGCCCCACCACCCCCTCGGGCAGGTGGGGCACGGCATCCTGCATCCGCCGGCGCACCTGGTAGAAGCGCTGCTCCATCACCTCGGCGGAGGTGTCATCCTCGAACTCCACCTTGAGGTCGGCGCGCCCCGGGCGAACGGTGGTCTCGATGCGGTAGAGGTCCTCGACCTCCTGGATGCGCTTCTCCAGCGGGTCGACCACGCTCTGCTGGATCTCCTCCGGCGAGGCGCCGGGCCAGGCCGCCGAGACCATCATCACCCGCACGGTGAAGTCCGGGTCCTCCGCCCGCCCCATGGAGGCGAAGGCATAGAGACCGGCGAGCAGCGAGATCAGCAGGAAGAACAGCGTGACGGACCGCTCGCGAACCGCCAGCGCGGAGAGGTTGGGAAAGCTCACTCCGCGCCCTCCTCGCCCAGCGCCCGCACCGCCATGCCCGGAGTCAGCAGGTGGGTGCCCAGGCCGATCACCTCGAGCCCCGCCTCGAGCCCCGCCTCGAGCCCCTCGCCGCTGACCCAGGCGTGCTCGCGGGTCATGCGATGCAGGCTCACCGGCAGCGTCTGCGCCTCGCCCTCGACGATCCGCCACAGCCGGGGCCCATCGCCGCGCTCATCCAGCGCCGCGACAGGCACCCGGAAGCGCGCCTCGGCGGCGGCCTCCTCCAGGGTGAAGCGCGCCTGGACGACATCTCCCAGACGGTGCTCGTCGAGCGGCGCCTCCAGGCGATAGCGCGCGCGCCAGGTGCGGCTGGCCGGGTCGGCGGCGCCGGCCACCTCGCGGCGACTCAGGGGAATGGACTGCTCACCCGCCAGCAACTCGCCGGCCTCGGGCGGACGCGAGCGGGCGGGGAAGTGGACCTCGACCTCGCGCGGCCCCGCCTGGGCCAGGGTGGCGACCGCCTGGCCGACTCCCACCACCTGCCCCGGCTCGCCGCTGACCTCGATCAGGGTGCCGTCGGCCTCGGCGCGCAGGGTGGCGTCGTCCAGGGCGTTGCGGGCCTGGGCCACGCGGGCGGCGGCGGCATCGCGGCGGGTGGCGGCCTCGCGCTCGCCAAGCTCGGCACGCTCGTACGCCTGCTGGCTGAAGTAGTCCCTGGCCAGGAGCTGCTCGGCACGGGACAGCTCCGCCTCGGCGACGCTCAGCGAGGCCTCGGCCGCGGCAAGCTCCGCCCGGGCGGCGGCCAGCGACGCCTCGAGGTCGCTGGGGTCGAGGGTGAACAGCACCTCGCCCTTCGTCACCGCCTGCCCCGCGTCGACGTGGCGGGTGGCGATCTGGCCGCCGACCTCGAAGGCCTGGGGCGTCTCGTAGCGGGCGCGCAGCACGCCGGTCAGCGACAGCGAGGACGAGGCATCGGCGGTGAGCGTGGCCATCCTGACGAGGCGGGCGTCTGACCGCGACGAGGCCTCGGAGGCCGGTTCCTGGCAGCCGGCCAGCAACAGCATCAACAGCGAGCAGAGGGCGAGAGTGCGCATCGAGCATCCTTGGTCGTGGCGGTGGCGAGGGGCCGTGCAGACGCCGGGCACGACGCCGACCGCGGCCGAGGGAACCGTACGGGGACGGCCACCCGGGGTTCAAACGTACATTTTAAACGATGATGCCCTGCCCGACAGCGGGTCATTCGGCCGCAGCCGCCTGTCGCCATCAACGCAGTCCCTGGCGTCGATCCTCATGGCGCGGCGCGCGATTGGCCGGCAGGCTTGCGCTTCGGCTCAGGCGCGCGGCACGGCCATTCCCGCCCGGGCGGCGCGGTGGGCATGCAGCTTCCTGTAGCTCTCGATCAGGCGCTGGTGCTTCTCCAGCCCCTCGAGCGCCATGCTGGTGGGCGTCAGGCCCGGGAAGCGCTGTGTGCCCTGTACCGAGCCGATCACCGATTCGATGGTCGCCTCGCCGAACATCCGGCCCAGGTTATGGCGGAAGTCGTCGAGCTCGAGCTCGTCGTCCAGCACGATCTCCAGCACCGCTTGGACGGCCTGGTAGAAGAGGTTGCGCTCGACGGTGTTGTCGTTGAACTGCAGGAACATCTCGACCCGCTCCAGCGCCTCTTCATGCTGGCCCAGCGCCAGATTGATCAGCAACTTGAGCTCGAGGATGGTGAGCTGGCCCCAGATGGTGTTCTCGTCGAACTCGATGCCGATCAGCGAGATGATCGTCATGTGTTCGTCGAGCTGGCTCTCCTCCAGGCGCTCGACGAGATCGGCCAGCTCGCCGTCGCTCAGGCGATGCAGGTTGAGAATATCCTCGCGATAGTCGAGAGCCATATTGGTGTTGTCCCACACCAGATCCTCCACCGGATAGACCTCGGAGAAGCCGGGCACCAGGATGCGGCACACCGGCGCGCCGAGCTCTTCGCGCACGGCGATATAGGACTCCAGCCCCATCTCCTCGAGGATGCCGAACAGTGCCGCGCTCTCCTGCTCGTTGCTGTAGCTGCCACCGCCGGTAAAGTCCCAGTCGCAGAACTCGATCTCCGAGCGAGAGCTGAAGAAGCGCCAGGAGATCACCCCGGAGGAGTCGATAAAGTGCTCCACGTAGTTGTTGGGCTCGGTGACCGCCATGGAGTTGAAGGTAGGCGGCAGGAAGTCGTTGAAACCTTCGAAGCTGCGCCCCTGCAGCAGCTCGGTGAAGGTCCGCTCCAGGGCCACATGGAAGCTCGGATGGGCGCCGAAGCAGGCGAACACCCCACCGGTCTTGGGGTTCATCAGGGTCACGCAGGTCACCGGGAACTGGCCGCCCAGGGAGGCATCCTTGACCAGCACCGGGAAGCCCTGGGCCTCCAGCGCCTGGATACCCTCGACGATCTCGGGATAGCGCGCCAGCACCTCCTGGGGGATGTCGGGCAGCACCATCTCCTCTTCGATGATCTGCTTCTTCACCGCCCGCTCGAGGATCTCCGAGAGGCACTGCACCTCGGCCTCGGCCAGGGTATTGCCGGCGCTCATGCCGTTGCTGAGATAGAGGTTCTCGATCAGGTTCGAGGGGAAGTAGATCGTCTCGCCGTCGGAGTGGCGCACGAA
The Halomonas sp. H10-9-1 DNA segment above includes these coding regions:
- a CDS encoding integron integrase encodes the protein MDTHSKPPKLMDRVRATLRVKRYSPRTEKTYCYWIRYFIRFHGVRHPAGMGGTEVRAFLEHLAVERRVAAATQNQALNALVFLYRHVLDQPLGDIGEFSRAKRPRRLPVVLSHEDVMRVLSHLSGPMHLMATLMYGSGLRLIETCRLRVRDIDFERQIITVRAGKGDKDRTTLLPAISIPALQLRITAAKHQLDDRLQHGSVPVTLPQALDRKYPNAGVSLAWQWLFPASRPCFDDTGKVVLHHIHPSAVQRAVRQAMRAASLTRPGSCHTLRHSFATQLLNQGTDIRTVQELLGHKSVETTQIYTHVLGKGFAGVRSPLG
- a CDS encoding aspartate/glutamate racemase family protein codes for the protein MKTIGLIGGMSWESTQTYYRLINQGVKARLGGLHSARLVLYSVDFAEIEALQRRGDWAATTQILGEAARSLAAAGADFLVLCTNTMHKVAPQLEQAVDIPLLHIADATANELHRQGVTRVGLLGTRFTMEQAFYRERLEAQGIRVLIPDAAQRERVHTVIYDELCRGEIRADSKAEYLEIVASLAGQGAQGVILGCTEIGLLIQADDTDVPLFDTTAIHAEQAVEAALATKLDFATPHRLT
- a CDS encoding type II toxin-antitoxin system Phd/YefM family antitoxin, with amino-acid sequence MIAITATEARSNLYRLIDETAESHQPIVIMGKRNKAVLVSEEDWSAIQEALNLLSVPGMRQSIREGMDTPVYECDEELDW
- a CDS encoding HigA family addiction module antitoxin — its product is MLMHNPPHPGEVLRELCLEPLGLSVTAAAEALGVSRKTLSAVLNGKAGISPEMAIRLSIAFDTSAESWLNQQSQYELWHAEQHRDELKVKKLVAA
- a CDS encoding type II toxin-antitoxin system RelE/ParE family toxin gives rise to the protein MIRSFKHKGLAKFFKTGNTAGIQPVHAKKLRLILGRLHAASGAKDMDLPGLRLHELSGNRAGIWSVTVSGNWRVTFRFVDGDAEIVNYEDYH
- the tehB gene encoding tellurite resistance methyltransferase TehB; its protein translation is MSSDLNSRYGLNPAHSEVVETCRQVAPCRALDMGCSNGRNALYLSQLGFDVTAVDHNPGAIDMLQQIVTREGIENIDAQVYDLNRAALNRDYGLIVCTVTLMFLDPSRVEAVIADMQAHTLPGGYNTIVCAMDTEAYPCPVGFPFTLGEGQLREAYAGWELVKYNEDLGTMHNGARLQFATLLARKLQD
- a CDS encoding DNA-3-methyladenine glycosylase I, coding for MTLDYRWLHDTVRKRFDSDAAMEAFLPRALTPDELKQLGDDRYLSAMSRRVFRAGMQHSVVDARWPAFEEAFHGFDPETLVLLTPEQLEGFMQDERLIRHRTKMQTIPRNAQFILDIRQEHGGTFAEFIADWPSSDIVGLWRLLARRGARLGGRSAAGFLRLVGKDTFLLTSDVVARLVAAGIVDQAPTSQRDQQRVQEAFNALQQASGRPLCQLSAMLSLTINPRF
- a CDS encoding ABC transporter ATP-binding protein, which encodes MLRSRLHALFRRFETLVDPYPAGRPGTPPRGLFPFILHFSRPVLPLLIVMSLLTALVSAAEVVFFGYMGELVDWLSSAEREGFFAEYGWRLAGMAALVVVGLPLLTLLQALVTHQSIFGNYPMIGRWLAHRHMLGQSLAFYQDEFAGRVSQKVMQTALAIRETVMKLMDLMVYVVVYFIGAMLLMGSAEPWLMLPLVLWLVGYIVIMRVFVPRLRRVSMEQADARAVMTGRIVDSYSNIQTIKLFADTRREQDYARDAMEGFMTTVHRQMRLATGLTVSLTLLNSLLLAGVAAMAIGAWYLEAVSLGVIAVAIALVMRIRFMSNWILWEVASLFENIGTVQDGINTIAREPAVTDAPDAGALTVPRGEIRFEALRFGYERQDGEGRRVFDGLDLTIAPGEKVGLIGRSGAGKSTLANLLLRFYDLEGGDLEGGRILIDGQNIARVTQESLRRSIGMVTQDTSLLHRSVRDNIRYGSPEASEKQIREAVRRAHADAFIDDLVDLQGRRGLDAHVGERGVKLSGGQRQRIAIAQVLLKNAPILVLDEATSALDSEVESAIQEQLYTLMEGKTVIAIAHRLSTIAMLDRLVVIDEGRIVESGTHRELLERGGLYAALWRRQSGGFIGVDVEEGNGTDTARQA
- a CDS encoding efflux RND transporter permease subunit gives rise to the protein MSFPNLSALAVRERSVTLFFLLISLLAGLYAFASMGRAEDPDFTVRVMMVSAAWPGASPEEIQQSVVDPLEKRIQEVEDLYRIETTVRPGRADLKVEFEDDTSAEVMEQRFYQVRRRMQDAVPHLPEGVVGPLINEDFGDVYFSLVALSAPGLPMRELVREAETIRDRLQRVEGVNKAQVLGEREERMHLDFDLARLQSLGVSPQAVFDAIEAHNRLLPAGRVDTAGPRLYLRVDHDLADPEALAEVPIRIGERLIRLGDIVEVSRGYEDPPSYLVRAFGEEALLLGVVMEDDVNGLDFGERLDAFWAQERERLPLGMSLDVMTDQADAIAGAVNLFQVKFLVAVVVVMLVTMLAVGLRAGIVVGIAIPVTLALTFVAMLAMGINLDRITLGALIIALGLLVDDAIIAIEMMIVKMEEGWDRLAAASHAWKVTAAPMLFGTLVTVAGFVPIGFARSAVGEYAGNIFWVLGIALTLSWIVAVVFTPYLGVKLLPEQQATHGQHEAYQSRGYRRLRGVIRTCVRFRKSVVAVTLALLVAAVAGMAGPVEKQFFPSSDRPEVLVSVYHPQGTAIGATDATTRRLEALIHEAEGVESLSAYVGAGAPRFFISANPEQPNPAFAKLIAVTQGVEARERLIERLEARIAAGDFPEARVRVERLLYGPPVEWPVTIRVVGDDADRLREIGHEVREVIAANEATRDPHLEWDERAPRLHLALDHHRLRLIGLTPDEVARQLQFQLDGITITELRDGIRLVPAVGRGAARDIEEVQSLEVLNRDGRRVPLTQLGELETVFEEPVIRRLDREPFLAVNADIEGAQPNDVTQAVWEALAEVRERLPAGYRLEIGGSVEQSDKAEASIQALQPLMVVLMLIFIMLQMRSFAGTFIVVATAPLGLIGAVAALLLFQQPFGFVATLGLIGLAGILMRNTLILTQQVADNAKEEMAMFDAVVEAAVQRARPVILTALAAMLAFIPLTLDSFWGPLAYVLIGGVAVGTLITLLFVPALYALWYRIVPRA